The Rhizobium brockwellii genome window below encodes:
- a CDS encoding ABC transporter permease, with the protein MSAIPLSTIETVEEPVSLWRDAWYRLKRNRLAIFGLVIVLILAFTAIFGPYLTPYDYLSQDLNARNVLPSMSHLFGTDDLGRDVFSRVVFGTRTAFLVAIIVTVFAVLIGLVLGAVAGFFGNPFDRAIMWLTDVTMSVPNLLLVVVINASLKSPISKWMEARYLETLNPFYRETMWVDFILVFGSMALISWPPYARLVRAQVLSIRSRPYITAAQALGLSNWIIIKRYVIPNALGPLIVSVSAGLGTAMVLESAFSFLGVGVNPPTPSWGNMISDGLRVWQHYPHLLAAPAAVLGLASVAFSFLGDGLNDALNPRGSK; encoded by the coding sequence ATGTCCGCCATCCCTCTTTCCACCATCGAAACCGTCGAAGAGCCGGTCAGCCTGTGGCGCGATGCCTGGTATCGGCTGAAGCGCAACAGGCTCGCCATCTTCGGCCTCGTCATCGTCCTGATCCTCGCCTTCACGGCGATCTTCGGGCCTTATCTCACGCCTTATGATTATTTGAGCCAGGACCTTAACGCCCGCAACGTCCTGCCGTCGATGAGCCACCTCTTCGGAACCGACGATCTCGGCCGCGACGTCTTCAGCCGCGTGGTCTTCGGCACACGCACCGCTTTCCTCGTCGCCATCATCGTCACCGTCTTCGCGGTGCTGATCGGCCTCGTGCTCGGGGCCGTCGCTGGTTTCTTCGGCAATCCGTTCGATCGCGCCATCATGTGGCTGACCGACGTGACAATGTCGGTTCCCAACCTGCTGCTCGTTGTCGTCATTAACGCCTCACTGAAATCGCCAATCAGCAAATGGATGGAGGCGCGTTATCTCGAGACCCTCAATCCATTCTACCGCGAAACCATGTGGGTGGATTTCATTCTCGTCTTCGGATCGATGGCGCTGATCTCCTGGCCGCCTTACGCCCGTCTCGTCCGCGCCCAGGTACTGTCGATCCGCAGCCGGCCCTATATCACCGCGGCCCAGGCGCTCGGCCTGTCGAACTGGATCATCATCAAGCGCTATGTCATTCCGAATGCGCTGGGGCCTTTGATCGTCTCGGTCAGCGCCGGCCTCGGCACGGCGATGGTGCTGGAAAGTGCTTTCAGCTTCCTTGGCGTCGGGGTCAATCCGCCGACGCCGAGCTGGGGCAACATGATCTCGGACGGCCTGCGTGTCTGGCAGCATTATCCCCACCTTCTCGCCGCTCCGGCGGCCGTGCTCGGCCTTGCCTCGGTTGCCTTCAGTTTCCTCGGTGACGGCCTCAACGACGCGCTCAATCCGCGGGGCAGCAAATGA
- a CDS encoding ABC transporter permease, which yields MLRYVLTRFAIWIPSVLVVMLAVYALAFYGAGDPIKLIFLRAPGDVAYNPQRIEAIRESAGLNKPFIVQFGLYIWNLLHGQFGNSLTSGRSVWAMVSAAAPVSFQLALCSIILTAVVAIPLGMIAALNQNSRIDYAILGSALFLWAIPAYVAGPMLMVGLIVLLPGASVPYGWGGIFDVRILLPLLVLSFQPIALIVRQTRAAVIEVLSEDFVRTARAKGVPEIIVALRHILRPVLTPVVTQLGLIMITIVNGAIFVELVFGLPGLGRLTVQALINSDYPVILAITLIGSFLVMVSNLLVDVLYPLLDPRANDSRRSR from the coding sequence TTGCTGCGCTACGTGCTAACCCGATTTGCCATCTGGATTCCGTCCGTTCTGGTGGTGATGCTGGCCGTTTACGCGCTGGCCTTCTATGGCGCCGGCGATCCGATCAAGCTGATCTTCCTGCGCGCGCCGGGCGACGTCGCCTATAATCCGCAGCGCATCGAAGCCATTCGTGAAAGTGCCGGCCTCAACAAACCCTTCATCGTCCAGTTCGGCCTTTACATCTGGAATCTGCTGCATGGCCAGTTCGGCAATTCGCTGACCTCGGGTCGCTCCGTCTGGGCGATGGTCTCGGCCGCCGCACCCGTCTCCTTCCAGCTTGCCCTCTGTTCCATCATCCTGACCGCCGTCGTTGCGATCCCGCTCGGCATGATCGCCGCGCTCAACCAGAATTCGCGCATCGACTATGCCATTCTGGGCTCCGCACTCTTCCTTTGGGCGATCCCGGCCTATGTCGCCGGCCCGATGCTAATGGTCGGCCTCATCGTGCTGCTGCCGGGGGCGAGCGTGCCCTATGGCTGGGGCGGCATCTTCGATGTCCGTATCCTGCTGCCGCTGCTCGTCCTTTCCTTCCAGCCGATCGCGCTGATCGTGCGCCAGACGCGTGCCGCCGTCATCGAGGTCCTGTCGGAGGATTTCGTCCGGACCGCCCGCGCCAAGGGCGTACCCGAGATCATCGTGGCGTTGCGCCATATCTTGCGGCCGGTGCTGACGCCCGTCGTCACGCAGCTCGGCCTGATCATGATCACCATCGTCAATGGCGCGATCTTCGTCGAACTCGTTTTCGGCCTGCCGGGCCTCGGCCGGTTGACGGTGCAGGCGCTGATCAATTCCGATTATCCGGTCATTCTGGCGATCACGCTGATCGGATCATTTCTGGTGATGGTGTCGAACCTTTTGGTGGATGTGCTCTATCCGCTGCTCGATCCGCGCGCCAATGATTCAAGAAGGAGCCGCTGA
- a CDS encoding ABC transporter substrate-binding protein gives MSDQSDKTNISRRNALKLGLAAGVGLTVFGMNARIVMAEEGQVLKVANPAFDQDWSPLRGGGRTFRWNSIWWASPMYFDSEGNIKPYVFTSWESADNTVWTFKLDPKAVFSDGSKITSADVKGSWEVSSMPNTKNQRADQVLSRVKGYAEIAAGSGTELTGVATPDEGTVVVTLGAADPIFFMRLANHIAPITKASQSRGSDGEEIIDWYKPDSKPVFSGPFKLTSIDIDAGKLSFEPNENFFGPKPKLARIDITSIEDNVTATSLIKSGEFNAHTELVTSTIIQDLGPEFSAGPLIPTSQHFWFNISRAPMDDPKVRQALIMAVDRDGLFKASYPDGPHKKADQILNSVPGAENSGFEPYPYDPAAAKKLLAESTYGGPERLPKILFVGISGPAIQAAAQFIAEQWRQNLGITAVDMKPQQDSYAGPDQNSVQIFRDDVGTRVPDAVSYLAGSIASTSSNAQNKLGGYKNDKVDSALAEATTKAADDPQRIALAQEAQKAFREDWAFIPWYSQAMSRWATKEVKGLEKNLDWQVVEPWNISIG, from the coding sequence ATGTCTGATCAATCGGATAAAACGAATATATCACGTCGTAACGCGCTGAAGCTCGGCCTTGCAGCCGGCGTCGGCCTCACCGTATTCGGGATGAATGCCCGCATCGTTATGGCCGAGGAAGGCCAGGTCCTGAAGGTCGCAAATCCGGCCTTCGACCAGGACTGGTCGCCGCTGCGCGGCGGCGGCAGGACGTTCCGCTGGAATTCGATCTGGTGGGCATCGCCGATGTATTTCGACAGCGAAGGCAATATCAAGCCCTACGTCTTCACCAGCTGGGAATCGGCCGACAATACCGTTTGGACCTTCAAGCTAGACCCGAAGGCCGTCTTTTCCGACGGCAGCAAGATCACCTCGGCGGATGTCAAGGGATCGTGGGAAGTCTCCTCGATGCCCAACACCAAGAACCAGCGCGCCGACCAGGTGCTCAGCAGGGTCAAGGGTTACGCCGAAATCGCCGCCGGCTCCGGCACGGAGTTGACTGGTGTCGCGACACCCGACGAGGGAACGGTCGTGGTGACGCTTGGTGCCGCAGACCCGATCTTCTTCATGCGCCTGGCAAACCACATTGCGCCGATCACCAAAGCATCGCAGTCGCGCGGCAGCGACGGCGAGGAGATCATCGATTGGTATAAGCCCGACAGCAAGCCGGTCTTTTCCGGCCCATTCAAGCTGACGAGCATCGATATCGACGCCGGCAAACTCTCTTTCGAGCCGAATGAGAACTTCTTCGGACCGAAGCCGAAGCTTGCCCGTATTGATATCACCTCGATCGAGGACAACGTCACGGCGACGTCGCTGATCAAATCGGGCGAGTTCAACGCCCATACCGAACTCGTCACCTCGACCATCATCCAGGATCTCGGCCCAGAATTCTCGGCCGGCCCGCTGATCCCGACCAGCCAGCATTTCTGGTTCAACATCTCCCGCGCGCCGATGGACGATCCGAAGGTCCGCCAGGCGCTGATCATGGCCGTCGATCGCGACGGCCTGTTCAAGGCGTCCTATCCCGACGGGCCGCACAAGAAAGCCGACCAGATCCTCAACTCGGTTCCGGGTGCGGAGAATTCCGGTTTCGAGCCTTATCCCTATGATCCGGCGGCGGCCAAGAAGCTGCTTGCGGAATCGACCTACGGCGGTCCAGAGCGCCTGCCGAAGATCCTCTTCGTCGGCATCTCGGGGCCAGCCATTCAGGCTGCCGCCCAGTTCATTGCCGAGCAGTGGCGCCAGAATCTCGGCATCACTGCCGTCGACATGAAGCCGCAGCAGGACTCCTATGCGGGTCCGGATCAGAACTCGGTCCAGATCTTCCGCGACGACGTCGGCACCCGCGTGCCGGATGCCGTCTCCTATCTGGCAGGCAGCATCGCCTCGACCTCGTCGAACGCGCAGAACAAGCTCGGCGGCTACAAGAACGACAAGGTCGACAGTGCCCTAGCCGAGGCGACGACCAAGGCTGCAGATGATCCGCAGCGTATCGCTCTCGCCCAGGAGGCCCAGAAGGCGTTCCGCGAGGATTGGGCCTTCATTCCATGGTATTCTCAGGCGATGTCGCGCTGGGCCACCAAGGAGGTCAAGGGCCTGGAAAAGAACCTTGACTGGCAGGTCGTCGAACCGTGGAACATTTCCATCGGTTGA
- a CDS encoding dihydrodipicolinate synthase family protein — MSQHRITGVFSASATPLTADNRPDFALFTDHCRQLLAEGCHGVALLGTTGEANSFSGAERRAILEAALKAGIPADKLLPGTGVVAIPETVELTRHALSLGVTKVVMLPPFYYKGVSDDGLFAAYSQVLEKVADTRLQVILYHIPQVSGVPLSIPLIGRLIAAFPETVVGIKESAGDFNNMQAIIAAYPGFSVLAGADPLLLPLLKAGGAGCITATSNLVANSLRTVYDHVHDEAHAADVEAAQARINAYRTLSNSYVQIPTIKAMVGLKTGNPAWKRTRAPLMPLGDADYAALAESYAKLP, encoded by the coding sequence ATGAGCCAGCACAGGATTACCGGCGTTTTCAGCGCCTCCGCAACGCCGCTGACGGCAGACAACAGGCCGGATTTCGCCCTTTTCACCGACCATTGCCGGCAGTTGCTGGCCGAGGGGTGCCATGGCGTGGCGCTGCTCGGCACAACGGGCGAGGCCAATTCCTTCTCTGGCGCCGAGCGCCGCGCCATTCTGGAAGCGGCACTGAAGGCCGGCATTCCTGCCGACAAACTGCTGCCGGGCACCGGCGTCGTCGCCATTCCCGAGACCGTGGAACTGACCCGGCACGCGCTGTCGCTTGGCGTCACCAAGGTGGTCATGCTGCCGCCCTTCTACTACAAGGGCGTCTCCGACGACGGTCTCTTCGCCGCCTATTCGCAGGTTCTGGAAAAGGTCGCCGACACCCGCCTGCAGGTCATCCTCTATCATATTCCACAGGTCTCGGGCGTTCCGCTATCCATTCCGCTGATCGGACGGCTGATTGCAGCCTTCCCGGAAACGGTCGTCGGCATCAAGGAATCTGCCGGCGATTTCAACAATATGCAGGCGATTATCGCCGCGTATCCGGGTTTTTCTGTGCTGGCGGGCGCCGACCCGCTGCTGCTGCCGCTGCTGAAGGCGGGCGGCGCAGGCTGCATAACCGCAACCTCCAATCTCGTGGCGAATTCGCTGCGCACCGTCTACGACCATGTCCATGACGAGGCGCACGCCGCCGATGTCGAGGCGGCGCAGGCCCGCATCAACGCCTATCGCACGCTTTCCAACTCTTACGTCCAGATCCCGACCATCAAGGCGATGGTGGGGCTGAAGACCGGCAATCCCGCCTGGAAGCGCACGCGCGCGCCGCTGATGCCGCTCGGCGATGCCGACTATGCCGCACTCGCCGAAAGCTATGCCAAGCTGCCTTGA
- a CDS encoding sialidase family protein, with product MSFTGLPPEAVPALMTGAIAPHPIVEGRADAYLPSPCIQNHAANLTFLPDGTLTCVWFGGTMEGMGDISIYMSRLAPGAERWSVPEKMSDDPEKSEQNPLIFNAPDGKIWLLYTSQTSGNQDGSVVKFRVSGDGGQTFGPVRILCDSPGTFVRQQIVVNGRGDWLLPIFRCVGLNGQRWSGDADTAAVLMSRDGGASWQMHDIPDSIGAVHMNILPLGGDEMIAFYRNRFAENILSSRSSDGGETWSAPESAELPNNNSSIQATILNDRAIAMVYNHSNASMSDARRQSLYDEIEGGEGGETAVVADSSTRKAVWGAPRAPLSLAISRDGGKSFPHRIDLDTGDGFCLSNNSKESLNREFSYPSIVQGDDGTLHIAYTYYRRAIKYISLVPQSLP from the coding sequence ATGAGTTTTACCGGCCTGCCTCCGGAAGCCGTTCCGGCCCTGATGACCGGGGCCATCGCCCCTCACCCCATCGTCGAGGGTCGCGCGGATGCCTATCTACCCTCCCCCTGCATCCAGAACCATGCCGCAAATCTCACCTTTCTGCCCGACGGCACGCTGACCTGCGTCTGGTTCGGCGGCACGATGGAGGGCATGGGTGACATCTCGATTTACATGTCGCGGCTGGCGCCGGGCGCCGAGCGATGGTCCGTGCCGGAAAAAATGAGCGACGACCCGGAGAAATCCGAACAGAACCCGTTGATTTTCAATGCTCCGGACGGAAAAATATGGCTGCTCTATACCTCGCAGACTTCTGGAAATCAGGACGGCTCTGTTGTCAAATTCCGGGTTTCAGGCGATGGCGGCCAGACCTTCGGCCCGGTTCGTATCCTCTGTGACAGTCCCGGCACCTTCGTTCGCCAGCAGATCGTCGTCAACGGCAGGGGCGACTGGCTGCTTCCGATCTTCCGCTGCGTCGGCCTGAACGGCCAGCGCTGGAGCGGCGATGCCGATACGGCAGCCGTGCTGATGTCGCGTGATGGCGGCGCGAGCTGGCAAATGCACGATATTCCAGACAGTATCGGCGCGGTGCACATGAACATCCTGCCGCTTGGCGGCGACGAGATGATCGCCTTTTACCGCAACCGTTTCGCCGAAAACATCCTGTCCAGCCGATCATCCGATGGCGGCGAGACATGGAGTGCACCCGAGTCCGCCGAACTGCCGAACAACAACTCCTCGATCCAGGCCACAATCCTGAATGATAGAGCAATCGCAATGGTTTACAACCATTCGAATGCCAGCATGTCGGATGCACGGCGTCAGTCTCTCTATGACGAAATCGAGGGTGGCGAGGGTGGAGAGACCGCCGTCGTTGCCGACAGCAGCACACGCAAGGCCGTCTGGGGTGCTCCGCGTGCGCCGCTGAGCCTGGCGATATCAAGGGATGGCGGCAAGAGCTTTCCGCATCGCATCGATCTCGATACCGGCGACGGCTTCTGCCTCAGCAACAATTCGAAGGAGTCGCTGAACCGCGAATTCTCCTATCCCTCGATCGTCCAGGGCGACGACGGCACGCTCCATATCGCCTACACCTACTACCGGCGCGCCATCAAATATATCAGCCTCGTCCCGCAATCCCTGCCATGA